A single Triticum dicoccoides isolate Atlit2015 ecotype Zavitan chromosome 2A, WEW_v2.0, whole genome shotgun sequence DNA region contains:
- the LOC119353396 gene encoding zinc finger protein CONSTANS-LIKE 13-like isoform X4, translating into MTGSGAVPGAVADAAVPTGECYFCDRSPAVVYCRADAAGLCLPCDRHVHGANTVSCRHARAPLCAVCRGAAATVRRGAARFLCSNCDFEEQQHREGEVVQPPLLHDRGAVEGYTGCPSVGELAAILGVVVGDKAAEAWWPVWEEPQVLSFDDVIVPTTACHGLQPLLTSSSSPKNRSLPCGELNGEVLRQLGELAKSEEAATEPAGVDQLPPPWGSSDYAAIGHGDIGALGAEAICAAAILHVPPSQNQEAWIATSCNELPEQVSASSSAEPSLSSFVEVSEVCPGLSRSGSSSVDDMANGGHDHLSPAAAPVAAAPAQAAPGTKNVGGYDVVYPDRGKVISRYKEKRKNRMFGKQIRYESRKARADGRVRTNGRFAKSSQ; encoded by the exons ATGACCGGCTCCGGCGCGGTGCCCGGGGCTGTTGCCGACGCGGCGGTGCCCACGGGGGAGTGTTACTTCTGCGACCGGTCTCCGGCGGTGGTGTACTGCCGGGCGGACGCCGCGGGGCTGTGCCTGCCGTGCGACCGCCACGTCCACGGCGCCAACACGGTCTCCTGCCGCCACGCCCGCGCCCCGCTCTGCGCCGTCTGCCGCGGTGCCGCGGCCACCGTCCGCCGCGGCGCCGCTCGGTTCCTCTGCTCCAACTGCGACTTCGAGGAGCAGCAGCACAGGGAAGGGGAGGTTGTGCAGCCACCGCTGCTGCACGACCGTGGCGCGGTGGAGGGCTACACCGGGTGCCCCTCGGTGGGCGAGCTCGCGGCGATCCTCGGCGTCGTTGTCGGCGACAAAGCGGCTGAAGCGTGGTGGCCTGTCTGGGAGGAGCCCCAGGTGCTCAGCTTCGACGACGTCATCGTGCCGACCACCGCCTGCCATGGCCTCCAGCCCCTCCTCACCTCGTCGTCCTCCCCCAAG AACCGGAGCCTGCCCTGCGGGGAGCTGAACGGCGAGGTTCTCCGGCAGCTCGGGGAGCTCGCCAAGTCGGAGGAGGCGGCGACAGAGCCGGCCGGCGTTGATCAGCTGCCTCCGCCATGGGGATCTTCAGATTACGCTGCTATTGGGCACGGTGATATTGGGGCTCTTGGAGCCGAGGCCATCTGCGCGGCAGCAATCCTGCATGTACCTCCTTCTCAG AACCAGGAGGCGTGGATCGCGACGAGTTGCAACGAACTTCCCGAGCAAGTCTCGGCGAGCTCGTCGGCGGAGCCGAGCCTGTCGTCGTTCGTGGAGGTGTCGGAGGTCTGCCCCGGCCTCAgccgcagcggcagcagcagcgtcgACGACATGGCCAACGGCGGCCACGATCACCTGTCGCCGGCAGCGGCACCCGTTGCGGCGGCGCCGGCGCAAGCAGCTCCGGGGACCAAGAACGTCGGCGGCTACGACGTGGTCTACCCCGACCGCGGCAAGGTGATCTCGCGCtacaaggagaagaggaagaacaggAT GTTCGGGAAGCAGATCCGGTACGAGTCGCGCAAGGCCCGCGCCGACGGCAGGGTGAGGACCAACGGCCGCTTCGCCAAGTCGAGCCAGTAA
- the LOC119353396 gene encoding zinc finger protein CONSTANS-LIKE 13-like isoform X3 — protein sequence MTGSGAVPGAVADAAVPTGECYFCDRSPAVVYCRADAAGLCLPCDRHVHGANTVSCRHARAPLCAVCRGAAATVRRGAARFLCSNCDFEEQQHREGEVVQPPLLHDRGAVEGYTGCPSVGELAAILGVVVGDKAAEAWWPVWEEPQVLSFDDVIVPTTACHGLQPLLTSSSSPKNRSLPCGELNGEVLRQLGELAKSEEAATEPAGVDQLPPPWGSSDYAAIGHGDIGALGAEAICAAAILHVPPSQQNQEAWIATSCNELPEQVSASSSAEPSLSSFVEVSEVCPGLSRSGSSSVDDMANGGHDHLSPAAAPVAAAPAQAAPGTKNVGGYDVVYPDRGKVISRYKEKRKNRMFGKQIRYESRKARADGRVRTNGRFAKSSQ from the exons ATGACCGGCTCCGGCGCGGTGCCCGGGGCTGTTGCCGACGCGGCGGTGCCCACGGGGGAGTGTTACTTCTGCGACCGGTCTCCGGCGGTGGTGTACTGCCGGGCGGACGCCGCGGGGCTGTGCCTGCCGTGCGACCGCCACGTCCACGGCGCCAACACGGTCTCCTGCCGCCACGCCCGCGCCCCGCTCTGCGCCGTCTGCCGCGGTGCCGCGGCCACCGTCCGCCGCGGCGCCGCTCGGTTCCTCTGCTCCAACTGCGACTTCGAGGAGCAGCAGCACAGGGAAGGGGAGGTTGTGCAGCCACCGCTGCTGCACGACCGTGGCGCGGTGGAGGGCTACACCGGGTGCCCCTCGGTGGGCGAGCTCGCGGCGATCCTCGGCGTCGTTGTCGGCGACAAAGCGGCTGAAGCGTGGTGGCCTGTCTGGGAGGAGCCCCAGGTGCTCAGCTTCGACGACGTCATCGTGCCGACCACCGCCTGCCATGGCCTCCAGCCCCTCCTCACCTCGTCGTCCTCCCCCAAG AACCGGAGCCTGCCCTGCGGGGAGCTGAACGGCGAGGTTCTCCGGCAGCTCGGGGAGCTCGCCAAGTCGGAGGAGGCGGCGACAGAGCCGGCCGGCGTTGATCAGCTGCCTCCGCCATGGGGATCTTCAGATTACGCTGCTATTGGGCACGGTGATATTGGGGCTCTTGGAGCCGAGGCCATCTGCGCGGCAGCAATCCTGCATGTACCTCCTTCTCAG CAGAACCAGGAGGCGTGGATCGCGACGAGTTGCAACGAACTTCCCGAGCAAGTCTCGGCGAGCTCGTCGGCGGAGCCGAGCCTGTCGTCGTTCGTGGAGGTGTCGGAGGTCTGCCCCGGCCTCAgccgcagcggcagcagcagcgtcgACGACATGGCCAACGGCGGCCACGATCACCTGTCGCCGGCAGCGGCACCCGTTGCGGCGGCGCCGGCGCAAGCAGCTCCGGGGACCAAGAACGTCGGCGGCTACGACGTGGTCTACCCCGACCGCGGCAAGGTGATCTCGCGCtacaaggagaagaggaagaacaggAT GTTCGGGAAGCAGATCCGGTACGAGTCGCGCAAGGCCCGCGCCGACGGCAGGGTGAGGACCAACGGCCGCTTCGCCAAGTCGAGCCAGTAA
- the LOC119353396 gene encoding zinc finger protein CONSTANS-LIKE 13-like isoform X2 yields MTGSGAVPGAVADAAVPTGECYFCDRSPAVVYCRADAAGLCLPCDRHVHGANTVSCRHARAPLCAVCRGAAATVRRGAARFLCSNCDFEEQQHREGEVVQPPLLHDRGAVEGYTGCPSVGELAAILGVVVGDKAAEAWWPVWEEPQVLSFDDVIVPTTACHGLQPLLTSSSSPKNRSLPCGELNGEVLRQLGELAKSEEAATEPAGVDQLPPPWGSSDYAAIGHGDIGALGAEAICAAAILHVPPSQEKLSVYSSNVKNQEAWIATSCNELPEQVSASSSAEPSLSSFVEVSEVCPGLSRSGSSSVDDMANGGHDHLSPAAAPVAAAPAQAAPGTKNVGGYDVVYPDRGKVISRYKEKRKNRMFGKQIRYESRKARADGRVRTNGRFAKSSQ; encoded by the exons ATGACCGGCTCCGGCGCGGTGCCCGGGGCTGTTGCCGACGCGGCGGTGCCCACGGGGGAGTGTTACTTCTGCGACCGGTCTCCGGCGGTGGTGTACTGCCGGGCGGACGCCGCGGGGCTGTGCCTGCCGTGCGACCGCCACGTCCACGGCGCCAACACGGTCTCCTGCCGCCACGCCCGCGCCCCGCTCTGCGCCGTCTGCCGCGGTGCCGCGGCCACCGTCCGCCGCGGCGCCGCTCGGTTCCTCTGCTCCAACTGCGACTTCGAGGAGCAGCAGCACAGGGAAGGGGAGGTTGTGCAGCCACCGCTGCTGCACGACCGTGGCGCGGTGGAGGGCTACACCGGGTGCCCCTCGGTGGGCGAGCTCGCGGCGATCCTCGGCGTCGTTGTCGGCGACAAAGCGGCTGAAGCGTGGTGGCCTGTCTGGGAGGAGCCCCAGGTGCTCAGCTTCGACGACGTCATCGTGCCGACCACCGCCTGCCATGGCCTCCAGCCCCTCCTCACCTCGTCGTCCTCCCCCAAG AACCGGAGCCTGCCCTGCGGGGAGCTGAACGGCGAGGTTCTCCGGCAGCTCGGGGAGCTCGCCAAGTCGGAGGAGGCGGCGACAGAGCCGGCCGGCGTTGATCAGCTGCCTCCGCCATGGGGATCTTCAGATTACGCTGCTATTGGGCACGGTGATATTGGGGCTCTTGGAGCCGAGGCCATCTGCGCGGCAGCAATCCTGCATGTACCTCCTTCTCAG GAAAAACTTTCAGTCTATTCATCAAATGTCAAG AACCAGGAGGCGTGGATCGCGACGAGTTGCAACGAACTTCCCGAGCAAGTCTCGGCGAGCTCGTCGGCGGAGCCGAGCCTGTCGTCGTTCGTGGAGGTGTCGGAGGTCTGCCCCGGCCTCAgccgcagcggcagcagcagcgtcgACGACATGGCCAACGGCGGCCACGATCACCTGTCGCCGGCAGCGGCACCCGTTGCGGCGGCGCCGGCGCAAGCAGCTCCGGGGACCAAGAACGTCGGCGGCTACGACGTGGTCTACCCCGACCGCGGCAAGGTGATCTCGCGCtacaaggagaagaggaagaacaggAT GTTCGGGAAGCAGATCCGGTACGAGTCGCGCAAGGCCCGCGCCGACGGCAGGGTGAGGACCAACGGCCGCTTCGCCAAGTCGAGCCAGTAA
- the LOC119353396 gene encoding zinc finger protein CONSTANS-LIKE 13-like isoform X1, with amino-acid sequence MTGSGAVPGAVADAAVPTGECYFCDRSPAVVYCRADAAGLCLPCDRHVHGANTVSCRHARAPLCAVCRGAAATVRRGAARFLCSNCDFEEQQHREGEVVQPPLLHDRGAVEGYTGCPSVGELAAILGVVVGDKAAEAWWPVWEEPQVLSFDDVIVPTTACHGLQPLLTSSSSPKNRSLPCGELNGEVLRQLGELAKSEEAATEPAGVDQLPPPWGSSDYAAIGHGDIGALGAEAICAAAILHVPPSQEKLSVYSSNVKQNQEAWIATSCNELPEQVSASSSAEPSLSSFVEVSEVCPGLSRSGSSSVDDMANGGHDHLSPAAAPVAAAPAQAAPGTKNVGGYDVVYPDRGKVISRYKEKRKNRMFGKQIRYESRKARADGRVRTNGRFAKSSQ; translated from the exons ATGACCGGCTCCGGCGCGGTGCCCGGGGCTGTTGCCGACGCGGCGGTGCCCACGGGGGAGTGTTACTTCTGCGACCGGTCTCCGGCGGTGGTGTACTGCCGGGCGGACGCCGCGGGGCTGTGCCTGCCGTGCGACCGCCACGTCCACGGCGCCAACACGGTCTCCTGCCGCCACGCCCGCGCCCCGCTCTGCGCCGTCTGCCGCGGTGCCGCGGCCACCGTCCGCCGCGGCGCCGCTCGGTTCCTCTGCTCCAACTGCGACTTCGAGGAGCAGCAGCACAGGGAAGGGGAGGTTGTGCAGCCACCGCTGCTGCACGACCGTGGCGCGGTGGAGGGCTACACCGGGTGCCCCTCGGTGGGCGAGCTCGCGGCGATCCTCGGCGTCGTTGTCGGCGACAAAGCGGCTGAAGCGTGGTGGCCTGTCTGGGAGGAGCCCCAGGTGCTCAGCTTCGACGACGTCATCGTGCCGACCACCGCCTGCCATGGCCTCCAGCCCCTCCTCACCTCGTCGTCCTCCCCCAAG AACCGGAGCCTGCCCTGCGGGGAGCTGAACGGCGAGGTTCTCCGGCAGCTCGGGGAGCTCGCCAAGTCGGAGGAGGCGGCGACAGAGCCGGCCGGCGTTGATCAGCTGCCTCCGCCATGGGGATCTTCAGATTACGCTGCTATTGGGCACGGTGATATTGGGGCTCTTGGAGCCGAGGCCATCTGCGCGGCAGCAATCCTGCATGTACCTCCTTCTCAG GAAAAACTTTCAGTCTATTCATCAAATGTCAAG CAGAACCAGGAGGCGTGGATCGCGACGAGTTGCAACGAACTTCCCGAGCAAGTCTCGGCGAGCTCGTCGGCGGAGCCGAGCCTGTCGTCGTTCGTGGAGGTGTCGGAGGTCTGCCCCGGCCTCAgccgcagcggcagcagcagcgtcgACGACATGGCCAACGGCGGCCACGATCACCTGTCGCCGGCAGCGGCACCCGTTGCGGCGGCGCCGGCGCAAGCAGCTCCGGGGACCAAGAACGTCGGCGGCTACGACGTGGTCTACCCCGACCGCGGCAAGGTGATCTCGCGCtacaaggagaagaggaagaacaggAT GTTCGGGAAGCAGATCCGGTACGAGTCGCGCAAGGCCCGCGCCGACGGCAGGGTGAGGACCAACGGCCGCTTCGCCAAGTCGAGCCAGTAA